One Burkholderia thailandensis E264 genomic window carries:
- a CDS encoding type IV pilus twitching motility protein PilT gives MNQHAAAPLRDLAGEVLGLIDLKQMFTDIHIEQDRPVTIKTPRGWVETSDEPVLLDDMRPLLDAIDEHWERALSQGTLDRPFVLTRCRLRCHVYRAGGGRKIVISMRRLPLQPLPLEELGLPAYVRSMLDNTKGIILVTGPTGSGKTTTIASLLEHVNATRNTHIVTIEEPIEYYLERRQSIISQREVPTDTPNFPHGLREALRQKPDVVMVGEVRDAQTADTLLQAGESGHLVLATMHTGSAVSALNKLLSFFPAGERDRHAVALAESLIGIVCQSLVPSADGESLVLASELLFNNNNQVAKLIADPTKLHLVNEFLRRREDNMSRSLNDDLAALAARNRITTKDALRATYNRLELHEMMQSIVDR, from the coding sequence ATGAACCAGCATGCCGCCGCCCCGCTGCGCGATCTCGCGGGAGAAGTGCTCGGCCTGATCGATCTGAAGCAGATGTTCACCGACATCCACATCGAACAGGACCGCCCCGTCACGATCAAGACGCCACGCGGCTGGGTCGAAACGAGCGACGAGCCCGTGCTCCTCGACGACATGCGCCCGCTGCTCGACGCGATCGACGAGCACTGGGAGCGCGCGCTGAGTCAGGGCACGCTCGACCGCCCGTTCGTTCTCACGCGCTGCCGGCTGCGCTGCCACGTGTATCGCGCGGGCGGCGGCCGCAAGATCGTGATCTCGATGCGCCGGCTGCCGCTTCAGCCGCTGCCGCTCGAGGAACTCGGCCTGCCCGCCTACGTGCGCTCGATGCTCGACAACACGAAGGGCATCATCCTCGTCACCGGCCCCACGGGCTCGGGCAAGACGACGACGATCGCGTCGCTGCTCGAGCACGTCAACGCGACGCGCAACACGCATATCGTCACGATCGAGGAGCCGATCGAATACTATCTGGAGCGCCGCCAGTCGATCATCTCGCAGCGCGAAGTGCCGACCGACACGCCGAATTTCCCGCACGGGCTGCGCGAGGCACTGCGGCAGAAGCCGGACGTCGTGATGGTGGGCGAGGTGCGCGACGCGCAGACGGCCGACACGCTGCTGCAGGCGGGCGAATCCGGGCACCTCGTGCTCGCGACGATGCACACGGGCAGCGCGGTCAGCGCGCTCAACAAGCTGCTGTCGTTCTTTCCGGCCGGCGAGCGCGACCGGCACGCGGTCGCGCTCGCCGAATCGCTGATCGGCATCGTCTGCCAGAGCCTCGTGCCGAGCGCGGACGGCGAAAGCCTCGTGCTCGCGAGCGAGCTGCTGTTCAACAACAACAACCAGGTCGCGAAGCTGATCGCGGACCCGACGAAGCTGCATCTCGTCAACGAGTTCCTGCGGCGCCGGGAGGACAACATGTCGCGCTCGCTGAACGACGATCTCGCCGCGCTCGCGGCCCGCAACCGGATCACGACGAAGGACGCGTTACGGGCGACTTACAATCGGCTCGAGCTGCATGAAATGATGCAGTCCATTGTTGATCGCTAA
- a CDS encoding response regulator transcription factor produces the protein MSEPNMLRTVQQPKQIVVVEDDPVQRTLLVTWLKAEGYRVEAFDDGLDARRFLGDSWADLLLLDWDLPGMTGERLLAWVRGRARSIVPVIFQTVHSDEEDIVKILDAGADDFLIKPLEKQMLLARVRALLRRFAALSADSARMQLGGYQLSRATLTVSDGAASHAFSAKEFDILWHLAEHPGAVVQRQDLLRLVWGADASAQTRTVDMYVSRLRSRLKAAGIGWTVHAAYATGYRLNLGADAEPADRAS, from the coding sequence ATGTCCGAACCAAACATGCTGCGCACCGTGCAGCAGCCCAAGCAGATCGTCGTCGTCGAGGACGATCCGGTGCAGCGCACGCTGCTCGTCACTTGGCTGAAGGCCGAGGGCTACCGCGTCGAGGCATTCGACGACGGGCTCGACGCGCGGCGCTTTCTCGGCGACAGCTGGGCCGATCTGCTGCTGCTCGACTGGGATCTGCCCGGGATGACGGGCGAGCGGCTGCTCGCGTGGGTGCGCGGCCGCGCGCGCTCGATCGTCCCGGTGATCTTCCAGACCGTGCATTCGGATGAAGAGGACATCGTGAAGATACTCGACGCCGGCGCGGACGATTTCCTCATCAAGCCGCTCGAAAAGCAGATGCTGCTCGCGCGCGTGCGCGCGCTGCTGCGGCGCTTCGCGGCGCTGTCCGCCGACAGCGCTCGCATGCAGCTCGGCGGCTACCAGTTGTCGCGCGCGACGCTCACCGTGTCCGACGGCGCCGCATCGCATGCGTTCAGCGCGAAGGAATTCGACATCCTCTGGCATCTGGCCGAGCATCCGGGCGCCGTCGTGCAGCGGCAGGATCTGCTGCGGCTCGTCTGGGGCGCGGATGCGTCCGCGCAGACGCGCACGGTCGACATGTACGTGAGCCGGCTGCGCAGCCGGCTGAAGGCGGCGGGCATCGGCTGGACCGTGCATGCGGCGTACGCGACCGGCTATCGCCTGAACCTGGGCGCGGACGCGGAACCGGCGGATCGCGCATCGTGA
- a CDS encoding secretin N-terminal domain-containing protein — MTRRAAASAAAVALALASHAPALHAVPLAWPLARFDYRVGPVSAVGALSELSRRSGVAIDIDAHAPCRLDVRDALAPQRFVDWVARTCGLASYYDGAVLQLVAPDAFERAAVRLNYATPAELRATLARQRIVDARWRPGYDDAARIVRVAGPPRYVALVLAAARALDEAAQARVRTATRAFRLRARAAADRTVSGDAGDAALPGLATRLRRRLEQDGAVPPAAPGVREFTAPLPIVDADARSNTVLIRDVPARLARDARLVAQLDTLPASIRIDAFGATLSPAQLDALGLRWPDDAHALAASRAAGDARDASRSSARIRPAGASRLSGAPRAADSRRASAAPDASANSGASRASGASGIPGAFGAPNAVGASEPPESAGALRIAIASAPDGCTATRARIAELAAHGDASIDADGSTLTLPDGSADFGRLRQAFVASGDGGARSLDARRNGFAMRITPHETAQPERYALDMRIVERWTDGGRTPGGPSRETVSGVTLAAGECGALALPLAAGRGEQRLVLVTLRVMPADPARVPPPASPSAPARRTPAAAGATATARAPDAEKPAVRSHAASRAHPPAPPPLAPPSDGLGFRTQTRLLGN, encoded by the coding sequence GTGACGCGGCGCGCGGCCGCGTCGGCTGCCGCCGTGGCGCTCGCGCTCGCGAGCCATGCGCCGGCGCTCCACGCGGTGCCGCTCGCATGGCCGCTCGCGCGCTTCGACTATCGCGTCGGCCCGGTGAGCGCCGTCGGCGCGTTGAGCGAGCTGAGCCGCCGCTCCGGCGTTGCAATCGACATCGACGCGCATGCGCCGTGCCGGCTCGACGTGCGCGACGCCCTTGCGCCGCAGCGCTTCGTCGACTGGGTCGCACGCACGTGCGGGCTCGCGTCGTATTACGACGGCGCGGTGTTGCAGCTCGTCGCGCCCGACGCGTTCGAGCGCGCGGCGGTGCGGCTCAATTACGCGACGCCCGCCGAGCTGCGCGCGACGCTCGCGCGGCAGCGGATCGTCGACGCGCGCTGGCGGCCCGGCTACGACGATGCGGCGCGAATCGTGCGCGTCGCCGGCCCGCCGCGCTATGTCGCGCTCGTGCTCGCCGCCGCGCGCGCGCTCGACGAGGCCGCGCAGGCGCGCGTGCGCACCGCCACGCGCGCGTTCCGGCTGCGCGCGCGCGCGGCGGCCGACCGCACGGTGAGCGGCGATGCGGGCGACGCAGCGCTGCCGGGGCTCGCGACGCGGCTGCGCCGCCGGCTCGAACAGGACGGCGCCGTGCCGCCCGCGGCGCCGGGCGTGCGCGAATTCACCGCGCCGCTGCCGATCGTCGACGCGGACGCACGCTCGAACACCGTGCTGATTCGCGACGTGCCCGCGCGGCTCGCGCGCGATGCACGGCTCGTCGCGCAACTCGACACGCTGCCCGCGTCGATACGGATCGACGCGTTCGGCGCGACGCTCTCGCCCGCGCAGCTCGACGCGCTCGGGCTGCGGTGGCCCGACGACGCGCACGCTTTGGCGGCGTCGCGCGCGGCGGGCGATGCGCGCGACGCGTCGCGCTCGTCGGCGCGAATCCGGCCGGCGGGCGCATCCCGCCTATCCGGCGCCCCGCGTGCGGCGGATTCGCGTCGCGCGTCCGCTGCGCCCGATGCATCCGCCAATTCCGGCGCATCCCGCGCATCGGGCGCATCCGGAATACCGGGCGCATTCGGCGCGCCCAACGCCGTCGGCGCGTCGGAGCCGCCCGAATCCGCGGGCGCTTTGCGCATCGCGATCGCTTCCGCGCCGGACGGCTGCACGGCGACGCGCGCGCGCATCGCCGAGCTCGCCGCGCACGGCGACGCATCGATCGACGCCGACGGCTCGACGCTGACGCTGCCCGACGGCAGCGCGGACTTCGGCCGTCTGCGGCAGGCGTTCGTCGCGTCGGGGGACGGCGGCGCGCGCTCGCTCGATGCGCGGCGCAACGGTTTCGCGATGCGGATCACGCCGCATGAGACCGCGCAGCCGGAGCGCTACGCGCTCGACATGCGGATCGTCGAGCGCTGGACCGACGGCGGCCGCACGCCCGGCGGGCCGTCGCGCGAAACCGTGTCCGGCGTGACGCTCGCGGCGGGGGAATGCGGGGCGCTCGCGCTGCCGCTTGCCGCCGGGCGCGGCGAGCAGCGGCTCGTGCTGGTGACGCTGCGCGTGATGCCGGCCGATCCGGCGCGTGTGCCGCCGCCGGCGTCGCCGAGCGCGCCGGCGCGGCGCACGCCGGCCGCGGCCGGCGCGACCGCAACGGCTCGCGCGCCCGACGCCGAGAAGCCCGCGGTGCGCTCGCATGCGGCGTCACGCGCGCATCCGCCGGCGCCGCCGCCCCTTGCACCGCCGTCCGACGGCCTCGGCTTCAGGACGCAGACCCGCCTGCTCGGCAATTGA
- a CDS encoding PilN family type IVB pilus formation outer membrane protein, with translation MRVLFAISLLAVAWLAGCTGLRGGIERDARRESNESAALFKRASDGDNSVHALAPVVVDDGLWVSAGAVKLRSGEQLPPLFDEPASFDRAVSSLSEFAEQITRLTQVPTQVAASAQQAAARSQQGGGADGAARSAPVFLDAAGARSTPPLPPGMPGGASAGGGKAGGSGAGPDGGAGTSFAPVRIVYAGGTLRGLLDAACARFGVFWKYEQGTIRFFFTDTRTFQVNAIPGDSSLNASVVSGATSDGTSGGSQSGGSGGGINGASGGTTGLTANNTANTAVNSQLSVFNGLQSAIQSMLSRYGSSVSSPATGSISVTDTPDVLERVAAFMTQQNRSLSRQVLLNVTVLSVSLKAGDAYGIDWSLVYKTMSAGFNITNPFNPVSLTKPADLSATVLSPTSRFNGTKLLIRALSQQGTVRRKTSASVTTLNNQPVPVQVATQTGYLASVSTTNTANVGSSTALTPGVVTTGFNMTLLPHVLDDGTVMLQFSTNISSLLQLKEVSSSTGGRSAARIQTPDVDMRNFLQRVAMKSGETLVISGYEGANDSLDERGVGTPKMIALGGGYEAQRAREVIVILITPVTQRGGA, from the coding sequence ATGCGCGTATTGTTCGCTATTTCATTGCTGGCCGTCGCATGGCTTGCCGGCTGCACCGGGCTTCGCGGCGGCATCGAGCGCGACGCGCGACGCGAGTCGAACGAATCCGCGGCGCTCTTCAAGCGCGCGTCCGACGGCGACAACAGCGTGCACGCGCTTGCGCCCGTCGTCGTCGACGATGGGCTGTGGGTGTCGGCGGGCGCCGTCAAGCTGCGCAGCGGCGAGCAGTTGCCGCCGCTGTTCGACGAGCCGGCGTCGTTCGATCGCGCGGTCTCTTCGTTGTCCGAATTTGCCGAGCAGATCACGCGGTTGACCCAGGTGCCGACGCAGGTCGCCGCGAGCGCGCAGCAGGCGGCCGCGCGTTCGCAGCAAGGCGGCGGCGCGGACGGCGCGGCGCGCAGCGCGCCCGTGTTTCTCGACGCGGCGGGCGCTCGCTCGACGCCGCCGCTGCCGCCCGGCATGCCGGGCGGCGCGTCGGCCGGCGGCGGCAAGGCGGGCGGCAGCGGCGCGGGCCCGGACGGCGGCGCCGGCACGTCGTTCGCGCCGGTGCGCATCGTGTACGCGGGCGGCACGCTGCGCGGCCTGCTCGACGCGGCGTGCGCGCGCTTCGGCGTCTTCTGGAAATACGAGCAGGGGACGATCCGCTTCTTCTTCACCGATACCCGCACGTTTCAGGTCAACGCGATTCCGGGCGATTCGTCGCTGAACGCGTCGGTCGTGAGCGGCGCGACGAGCGACGGCACCTCGGGTGGCTCGCAGTCGGGCGGCTCGGGCGGTGGCATCAACGGCGCGAGCGGCGGCACGACGGGCCTCACCGCGAACAACACGGCGAACACCGCGGTGAACTCTCAACTGTCGGTGTTCAACGGCCTGCAGAGCGCGATCCAGTCAATGCTGTCGCGCTACGGCAGCTCGGTCTCGTCGCCCGCTACCGGCTCGATCTCGGTGACCGACACGCCCGACGTGCTCGAGCGCGTCGCCGCGTTCATGACGCAGCAGAACCGCTCGCTGTCGCGGCAGGTGCTGCTCAACGTGACCGTGCTCAGCGTGTCGCTGAAGGCGGGCGACGCGTACGGGATCGACTGGAGCCTCGTCTACAAGACGATGTCGGCGGGATTCAACATCACCAATCCGTTCAATCCGGTGTCGCTGACGAAGCCGGCCGATCTGTCCGCGACCGTGCTCAGCCCGACGAGCCGCTTCAACGGCACGAAGCTGCTGATTCGCGCGCTGTCGCAGCAGGGGACGGTGCGGCGCAAGACGTCGGCGTCGGTGACGACGCTCAACAACCAGCCGGTGCCCGTGCAGGTCGCGACGCAGACGGGCTACCTCGCGTCGGTGTCGACGACGAACACCGCGAACGTCGGCTCGTCGACGGCGCTCACGCCGGGCGTCGTGACGACGGGCTTCAACATGACGCTGCTGCCGCACGTGCTCGACGACGGCACCGTGATGCTGCAGTTCTCGACGAACATCTCGTCGCTGCTCCAGTTGAAGGAGGTGTCGAGCAGCACGGGAGGGCGCAGCGCGGCGCGTATCCAGACGCCCGACGTCGACATGCGCAACTTCCTGCAGCGCGTTGCGATGAAATCGGGCGAGACGCTCGTGATCAGCGGCTACGAAGGCGCGAACGATTCGCTCGACGAGCGCGGCGTGGGCACGCCGAAGATGATCGCGCTCGGCGGCGGCTACGAGGCGCAGCGTGCGCGCGAGGTGATCGTGATCCTGATCACGCCCGTCACGCAGCGCGGCGGCGCGTAA
- a CDS encoding toxin co-regulated pilus biosynthesis Q family protein — MMHGATVAAAAFIAIALFATECAASGPPAGTDPASGGSFAERFDHAPLTASRVDVFRAPSPAASAGAARAADTMPAAAMPADADATAARSAPQPVADMPVRDVPVRDMPTWDVRASDGTIRGVLSRWANTAGWQLVWDAPVDFSIDAQATLRGSFEDALQALVASLGRTSAPIQAILYRGNHVLRVVAQGAG; from the coding sequence ATGATGCACGGCGCCACGGTCGCCGCGGCCGCGTTCATCGCGATCGCGCTTTTCGCAACCGAATGCGCGGCGAGCGGTCCGCCCGCCGGCACCGATCCGGCATCGGGCGGCTCATTCGCCGAGCGCTTCGATCACGCGCCGCTCACGGCATCGCGCGTCGACGTGTTTCGCGCGCCATCGCCGGCGGCGTCGGCCGGGGCCGCCCGGGCCGCGGACACGATGCCCGCGGCGGCGATGCCGGCCGACGCCGACGCGACGGCCGCGCGATCCGCGCCGCAGCCGGTTGCGGACATGCCCGTGCGGGACGTGCCCGTGCGGGACATGCCCACGTGGGACGTGCGCGCGTCCGACGGCACGATTCGCGGCGTTTTGTCGCGATGGGCGAATACGGCGGGCTGGCAGCTCGTCTGGGATGCGCCCGTCGATTTCAGCATCGATGCGCAGGCGACGCTGCGCGGCTCGTTCGAGGATGCGCTGCAGGCGCTCGTCGCGAGCCTCGGCCGCACGTCCGCGCCGATCCAGGCGATTCTCTATCGAGGCAATCACGTGTTGCGCGTTGTCGCGCAAGGAGCGGGCTGA
- the pilO2 gene encoding type 4b pilus protein PilO2 produces MSAQVIQIGRQRFVGGLFWQSLSRRNELRAEAVELAKKLKFDLMVLRIDRGVAAAGYANTRDGFAPGHLSLGAMVSRAIALEGAFYNGRRQPAPNWLGAFALPDGRWAYFAVRDHAFMPNGDWVGSREEALERLHTDYAWGGWNVVIGEPELEKQGFQNFQPKRLDELLPRRGGRPRTERWWALKPVERRLSPRAALIAATVACVAFGGALAYWHHRAKLEAQEREAALERVRAELAARQARGGPVAPPWAKLPDAVAFARACATRFGRLSPGGWRLERYECTPGTAHYAWARNGSNVRYLLAMEPAATVDTDGERATLDVPLTAPTADDTPLVDDSVVRTQLLSRLQWLDAAAKLDRLLPDQASRAPLADLAQQAAAAPAWRAYRLNARLGGVAPPEFVRAIDVPGLRVERIAYQNNQWTLEGVLYAK; encoded by the coding sequence ATGAGCGCGCAGGTGATTCAAATCGGCCGCCAGCGCTTCGTCGGCGGCCTGTTCTGGCAATCGCTGTCGAGACGCAACGAGCTGCGCGCCGAAGCGGTCGAGCTCGCGAAGAAGCTGAAGTTCGACCTGATGGTGCTGCGGATCGATCGCGGCGTCGCGGCGGCGGGCTACGCGAACACGCGCGACGGCTTCGCGCCGGGGCATCTTTCGTTGGGCGCGATGGTGTCGCGCGCGATCGCGCTCGAAGGCGCGTTCTACAACGGGCGGCGCCAGCCCGCGCCGAACTGGCTGGGCGCGTTCGCGCTGCCCGACGGGCGCTGGGCGTACTTCGCGGTGCGCGACCATGCGTTCATGCCGAACGGCGACTGGGTCGGCAGCCGCGAGGAAGCGCTCGAGCGCCTGCATACCGATTACGCGTGGGGCGGCTGGAACGTCGTGATCGGCGAGCCGGAGCTCGAGAAGCAGGGTTTCCAGAATTTCCAGCCGAAGCGGCTCGACGAACTGCTGCCGCGCCGCGGCGGCCGGCCGCGCACCGAGCGCTGGTGGGCGCTCAAGCCCGTCGAGCGGCGGCTGTCGCCGCGCGCCGCGCTGATCGCCGCGACGGTGGCGTGCGTCGCGTTCGGCGGCGCGCTCGCGTATTGGCACCATCGCGCGAAGCTCGAAGCGCAGGAGCGCGAGGCGGCGCTCGAACGGGTGCGCGCGGAGCTCGCCGCGCGGCAGGCGAGAGGCGGCCCCGTTGCGCCGCCGTGGGCGAAGCTGCCCGACGCGGTCGCGTTCGCGCGCGCGTGCGCGACCCGCTTCGGGCGGCTTTCGCCCGGCGGGTGGCGGCTCGAGCGCTACGAGTGCACGCCGGGCACGGCGCACTACGCGTGGGCGCGCAACGGCTCGAACGTGCGCTACCTGCTCGCGATGGAGCCCGCCGCGACGGTCGACACCGACGGCGAGCGCGCGACGCTCGACGTGCCGCTCACCGCGCCGACGGCGGACGACACGCCGCTCGTCGACGATTCGGTTGTCAGGACGCAACTTCTGTCGCGTCTCCAATGGCTCGACGCGGCCGCTAAACTGGACCGGCTGCTTCCCGATCAGGCCTCGCGCGCGCCGCTCGCGGATCTCGCGCAGCAGGCGGCCGCGGCGCCCGCGTGGCGCGCGTACCGGCTGAACGCGCGCCTCGGCGGCGTCGCGCCGCCGGAGTTCGTGCGCGCGATCGACGTGCCGGGGCTGCGCGTCGAGCGCATCGCCTACCAGAACAATCAGTGGACTCTCGAAGGAGTGCTCTATGCGAAATAG